The genome window GGTTTTGTTTTCTTGTGTGACTTTTTTACCCTTGTTATCCCCACATGTCTTCTTCATTTCTATTTATCTTTCTCATTACTCTTCACTCTCAAACTCTGAACCAACCTGCCAGCCTGCCTGCAATTAATACCATTTCTCCTGCAACCCTTTTGTTCATTTGCAATGGGCAACTACAGGTTCAGATTCTCAAACATCATACCAAACTCATGGTTTTACACTTCTACCGCAACTAAAATTACCAAAACACAACCCATCacaacttcatcttcttcatcatctgtATCATCACAACCCGCAATACACCACAGAAAATCCTATTATTTCACTAGAGAGTTAAGTGTACCCGACCCGACGACCACCCCTGTTCAGGATCCGTCACCACCCGAGAGTCGCGGGCCCAGAAAGTCATCCAAGAAAAAAAGACCTACTACCCCGAAGAAACCAATTCGGCGAAAATTGATTTCTCCTGAGATTGAGATCGTACCGGAGTCTTTTGAAACGGACTCCATAGCAATTTTCTCGGATAACGAAGCTTTGTTGCCCGAACAACCGAGACCTGTTGGTTGTTCGTGCACAACAAATTCGTTAAACGAGGAGGTTTATGCGAGAGTTGACCTCCCGCGGATAATAACCAAACCTGTCAAACAGGATGAATTCGGGTCGGGTAAATGGGTGGTTAATGGAGGAAGTCGGGGCCGGGTTGTTAAAGAGGGCCTTATGGGTAGTCCGGTTAGAAAAGCGAAAGGAAACGGTTACTCACCGCGGTTAGGGAACCGGGTTAAGGTAAATGGAATAAGGAGGAGGAACGGGAACCGGCGGAGCTTGTCCGAAAGTTTGGCGGTTGTGAAAACATCCGCGGATCCCGGGAGGGATTTTAAGGAATCAATGGTTGAGATGATAATAGAGAACAATATTAAGAGTTCAAAAGATTTGGAAGATCTTCTTGCATGTTATCTTGCATTGAATTCTGATGAGTATCATGACTTGATCATCAAGGTATTCAAGCAGATTTGGTTCGAGTGTACTGATATTAGACTGTAGTTGCTCAGTCACTATGTCAAATCTTGTTTGCTCATGTACATTATAAAgtaattttataaataactaaTTACATAATTGCGTTACAATGAGATAAATATGATTTTCATCGTTGTATTGTTACTTAGACATACTTATGTAATTGGAGTTAACATCTTTGATATCAATCAATCATACCTAGTAAAATCctacaaatagcaaagctatttGTAGGGTCTGGGGAGGATGGGATGTAGGCACATCTTACCTCTacccctagggatagagaggctgcttccagagagactcTCGGCTCCAAAACACCCAGGAAAGAAATAAATAGAGcatgaggtgtgtgtgtgtgtgtgcgtatgAAGCTACCAATGTAGTATGAGTTGCGAAATATTGCATGGTAGAACAGAACAAATATGACAACACAAAACAGCCTATACACATAGTTACATATCTACGACCATACACTACACCTAGAAACACAACTGTACAAAACATCCTATACACATAGTTACTTATGTATGCCCATACACTACACCTAAAAACACAATTGTACCCTCTTCTAGAaatccttaaccttaatcctacgtctccacgagCTCCTATCATGGACCATGTTCTCAGAGAtgtgcaatttttgcaaatcctGCCTAATCCGCTCATCCCAAGTAATTTTGGGTCTGCCTCTACTCCTCCTCCCCTCCACCTCGAGGGTTTCAACCACTCTAACTGGTTCTATCGTCTGCCtcctcttcacatgcccaaaccatctcaatcttccCTCCTTTATCTTATCTGATATACTAGCTACTTCTAACATTTCCctaaaaacattatttcttatCCGGTCTAACCTTGTGTGGCCACACATCCATCTTAGCATTctcatctctgctacctccatcttTGATACAAAACCAATATTATAATTATCTGAAAAATCGGAATGATTTATGTATACGCATTgcttgaaaaatatatattaagaaaTACAAAAAACTGTAAGCTAAGCAGTCATATAATGATCTTGTATATACCATACTTATAACAACAGACACAAACTGATTTATATGGTTTATTATATGATTCTTACTGTTCTTTATTGAACACTTTCTTAGTGAAAGTCCTTAGAAATAGAACTTTACAACTAAAAATAGCTTCATGAAAATGATTAGCAGGTTTGGTCCGCGGGTCCGGCAGGTTGGGTAAGTTAATGGATCTAACATGTTATTGTTTATCTGTATATTTTAGGTGACgttgttcaccccctataatttttttgatatattttgaaagtagttgtgagtgaaggagacagaaaaggtaatgataaaagtataaaaaatattatttaattaaaaatgaAAGAGAAAATATAGTatttaattaaaaatgagaaagaAAATATAGTGTGTTTTTAACGTAATTTAGAGTGAAATATAATAGAACTGATGTGAATGGATCCTCATCTCATCTTCCATTCCTAAATTTAAGAGAAAAAAAACATAGAAAACTTTGTAGAATTCACCTTTACATCCCATCGCCACATCTCCATTTCTATCCCTCGTATGAAAACAAATCAATCCCTTAAATTTCTTTCTcacatgttttggtcaaaaattattAAAATAACTTTATAGTCAAATTTGTAAGTGAGGTAGTGTGTTTATTCAATTTGTATAACAAATACAGTATAGAAAGCAATTAAATGACGCGGTTGattacgaggaaagcccttgatcctTGGGGATCTTC of Helianthus annuus cultivar XRQ/B chromosome 1, HanXRQr2.0-SUNRISE, whole genome shotgun sequence contains these proteins:
- the LOC110941758 gene encoding transcription repressor OFP1 — encoded protein: MGNYRFRFSNIIPNSWFYTSTATKITKTQPITTSSSSSSVSSQPAIHHRKSYYFTRELSVPDPTTTPVQDPSPPESRGPRKSSKKKRPTTPKKPIRRKLISPEIEIVPESFETDSIAIFSDNEALLPEQPRPVGCSCTTNSLNEEVYARVDLPRIITKPVKQDEFGSGKWVVNGGSRGRVVKEGLMGSPVRKAKGNGYSPRLGNRVKVNGIRRRNGNRRSLSESLAVVKTSADPGRDFKESMVEMIIENNIKSSKDLEDLLACYLALNSDEYHDLIIKVFKQIWFECTDIRL